From Deinococcus misasensis DSM 22328, one genomic window encodes:
- a CDS encoding glycosyl hydrolase family 8, which translates to MKKITLLAGLTVSLMVSCGSLTPEGSAGPSGLNAEQQQTYTLDYAWSRVKAKMEGKDYIRNPDFGNDVISEGQSYVMMMAVQMNDRNLFDRVWNWSKWKMQNSDTGLFAWRVNPDSGQKVDTNSAPDGEAYFLTALIFAHNRWVGGSNSGYLTDAKALQAAMKARLFVNGGTYNGMIKFTQVNEFTDPSYHLPAFFDVWAATAEKHGWGTRDFWRAAANTSRNFLTQATSKFRSGSGLTPEYANYDGSGRSESWNPKSNEFRYDARRTAMNWTMDFIWRGNQDATNLKASTLSWNILNFFNGQDGNRNDSHLSYNSLCRADGYCEGGKNAGLIAMNAVASLIVPAHPRAVNFKNEIFYQDPTHYGYYDLMVHTLGMLWVTGNFKKYM; encoded by the coding sequence ATGAAAAAAATCACCTTGCTCGCAGGTCTGACGGTTTCCTTGATGGTCTCTTGTGGTTCACTCACCCCAGAGGGTTCTGCAGGACCCTCTGGGCTCAATGCCGAGCAACAGCAAACCTACACTCTGGATTACGCTTGGAGCAGGGTCAAAGCCAAAATGGAAGGCAAAGATTACATCCGCAATCCTGATTTTGGCAACGACGTGATCTCCGAAGGCCAGTCTTACGTGATGATGATGGCGGTCCAGATGAACGACCGGAATTTGTTTGATCGGGTGTGGAATTGGAGCAAATGGAAGATGCAGAACAGCGACACCGGCCTGTTTGCATGGCGGGTCAATCCAGATTCAGGACAAAAGGTGGACACCAACAGCGCACCTGATGGAGAGGCGTACTTCCTGACCGCCCTGATTTTTGCCCACAACCGCTGGGTGGGGGGTTCCAACTCGGGTTACCTGACGGATGCCAAAGCTTTGCAGGCAGCCATGAAAGCCAGACTGTTTGTGAATGGCGGAACGTACAATGGCATGATCAAATTCACCCAGGTCAACGAATTCACCGATCCGTCTTACCATTTGCCTGCTTTCTTTGATGTGTGGGCTGCAACCGCAGAAAAACACGGTTGGGGAACCCGAGACTTCTGGCGTGCCGCTGCCAACACCAGTCGCAACTTCCTGACCCAAGCCACCAGCAAATTCCGCAGTGGCAGTGGCCTGACCCCCGAGTATGCCAACTACGACGGCTCGGGCCGTTCAGAAAGCTGGAATCCGAAGTCCAATGAATTTCGTTACGATGCCCGGCGCACCGCCATGAACTGGACCATGGATTTCATCTGGAGGGGTAATCAGGACGCCACCAACCTGAAGGCTTCGACCCTGTCTTGGAACATTCTGAATTTTTTCAATGGTCAGGATGGCAACCGCAACGATTCGCACCTGTCTTACAACAGCTTGTGCCGTGCAGACGGGTATTGTGAAGGAGGCAAAAATGCAGGTTTGATTGCCATGAATGCCGTGGCCAGCCTGATTGTGCCTGCCCATCCCAGAGCCGTAAACTTCAAGAATGAAATTTTTTATCAGGATCCCACCCACTACGGCTATTACGATTTGATGGTGCACACCCTCGGGATGCTCTGGGTGACAGGGAATTTCAAGAAGTACATGTGA
- a CDS encoding Npt1/Npt2 family nucleotide transporter: protein MALISIQRNEVFRFAVLALLLLVNIFVAQSSDVVGTSGVVSSLGAPDILWVWAIDNLLMFVFSVLYSLYADRIKREHLTIFLFCLSSVVYLGMYLLFVVQAPSSLIYPLVLIVGDQQYLIFPMIIWTLANDLFSVPEAKRLFPVLSGVVVLGSLLGNLIPALTHNSLLSNVDLLALNALLMLLGALTLSLSLKKLALKTQQEAHPDRPQNILKEGLDFVKGVPVFWYLALSMLLLGFAFNTLEFHLIQQASLAYSNPEALQSFYGIFRAVRTVLLVVLQFTVTSGLLNRYGFRKMFNGMPISMAFAVVLCLLWPGLLGAALGNGLVRVMLEGIDEPTRRAFLGMVPDEKRGRVSAFLEGYLYSAGSVVSCVLLGLVMVGASFGLFGPQTATLICLLLAFGCAAGALWAIFRFNQTYDKSMLNWRLKRRKRSGGVLDELKF from the coding sequence GTGGCCCTGATTTCCATCCAGAGAAACGAAGTGTTCCGCTTTGCAGTGCTGGCCTTGCTGCTGCTGGTCAACATTTTTGTGGCCCAGTCCAGCGATGTGGTCGGCACCAGTGGGGTGGTTTCTTCGCTGGGTGCGCCGGACATCCTGTGGGTGTGGGCCATCGACAACCTGTTGATGTTCGTGTTTTCGGTGCTGTACTCCCTGTATGCAGACCGCATCAAACGGGAACACCTGACCATCTTTCTGTTCTGCCTGTCCAGTGTGGTGTATCTGGGGATGTACCTGCTGTTCGTGGTGCAGGCCCCCTCCTCGTTGATCTACCCGCTTGTTTTGATTGTGGGAGACCAGCAATACCTGATTTTCCCGATGATCATCTGGACGCTGGCCAACGACCTGTTCAGCGTGCCAGAGGCCAAACGCCTGTTTCCGGTGCTCTCGGGGGTGGTGGTGCTGGGTAGCCTGCTTGGGAACCTGATTCCGGCCCTCACCCACAACAGCCTGCTCAGCAATGTGGATTTGCTGGCCCTGAACGCCCTCCTGATGCTGCTCGGGGCCCTCACCCTTTCGCTCAGCCTCAAAAAACTGGCCCTCAAAACCCAGCAGGAAGCCCACCCCGACCGACCCCAGAACATCCTCAAAGAAGGTCTGGATTTCGTGAAAGGGGTTCCGGTGTTCTGGTACCTCGCCCTGTCCATGCTGCTGCTCGGGTTTGCCTTCAACACCCTTGAATTCCACCTGATCCAGCAGGCCAGTCTGGCCTACAGCAACCCTGAGGCCCTCCAGAGCTTTTACGGGATTTTCCGAGCGGTGCGCACGGTGCTGCTGGTGGTGCTGCAATTCACGGTCACCAGTGGACTGCTCAACCGGTATGGCTTCCGAAAAATGTTCAATGGAATGCCCATCAGCATGGCTTTTGCCGTGGTGCTGTGCCTCCTGTGGCCCGGACTGCTGGGCGCAGCACTGGGCAACGGATTGGTGCGCGTCATGCTGGAAGGCATCGACGAACCCACCCGAAGGGCATTCCTTGGCATGGTTCCTGACGAGAAACGTGGCCGGGTCAGTGCTTTTCTGGAAGGCTACCTCTACTCGGCAGGATCGGTGGTCAGTTGCGTGCTGCTCGGGCTTGTGATGGTGGGTGCTTCCTTCGGCCTGTTTGGACCACAAACCGCCACCCTGATTTGCCTCCTGCTGGCTTTCGGTTGCGCAGCAGGGGCACTGTGGGCCATTTTCCGCTTCAACCAGACGTACGACAAAAGCATGCTCAACTGGCGCCTCAAACGCCGCAAACGCTCGGGAGGAGTGCTCGATGAACTCAAGTTTTGA
- a CDS encoding HAMP domain-containing protein: protein MSPKSLRTLTLRFTSREFQYTLWAIFLYVLVTWLTSFMKLTDTSGLDLRPSVTIPMVFGFLCGPWVGFLGGFLGNLTSDTLMYGSALVDWQWSFGMGLVGLVPGLYALKPRSYRSIADQFKALLVASLGLALGMGFASFYAMWICREGSTLQSCYVIPTTFRDALYNSFIPAMRVNMICTVLLLPILLFNVDRLSLRPEDWRSGLLRRLLVTLLVSAALPTLLMGFFLTQRFSHEAADPSILYQIVGTLIATILFTAANAGMLAQSFSRPLLRLIDAAREMKSGKLDRERAEKLRDRPGHDEIAELSQTFGTMALEVMAREQTLRQQVEELKIEIDEAKRQKQVSDIVDTDFFRDLKSKAAQLRSRQSTESKKTGE from the coding sequence ATGAGCCCAAAATCCCTGCGCACCCTGACTTTGCGCTTCACCTCCCGGGAGTTCCAGTACACCCTCTGGGCCATCTTCCTGTACGTGCTGGTCACCTGGCTCACCAGTTTCATGAAGCTCACCGACACCTCTGGACTGGATTTGCGCCCGAGCGTGACCATCCCCATGGTCTTCGGGTTTCTGTGCGGACCTTGGGTGGGTTTTCTGGGGGGCTTTCTGGGCAACCTGACCAGCGACACCCTGATGTATGGAAGTGCCCTCGTAGACTGGCAGTGGAGCTTCGGGATGGGTCTGGTGGGACTGGTTCCGGGCCTGTACGCCCTGAAGCCCCGCAGTTACCGCAGCATTGCTGACCAGTTCAAAGCCCTCCTGGTGGCCTCTTTGGGTCTGGCCCTCGGGATGGGTTTTGCCTCGTTTTACGCGATGTGGATCTGCCGGGAGGGCAGCACCCTCCAGAGCTGTTACGTGATCCCCACCACCTTCAGGGACGCCCTCTACAATTCGTTCATCCCGGCCATGCGCGTCAACATGATTTGCACCGTGCTGCTCCTGCCGATCCTGCTCTTCAATGTGGACCGCCTGAGTTTGCGCCCCGAAGACTGGCGCTCGGGACTCCTGCGCCGCCTGCTGGTCACCCTGCTGGTGTCTGCTGCCCTGCCGACCCTCCTGATGGGCTTTTTCCTGACCCAGCGGTTCAGCCATGAAGCGGCAGATCCCTCCATCCTCTACCAGATTGTGGGGACCCTGATCGCCACGATCCTGTTCACCGCTGCCAATGCTGGGATGCTGGCCCAGAGTTTCTCACGTCCCTTGCTGCGCCTGATTGATGCCGCCCGCGAGATGAAATCTGGAAAACTGGACCGCGAAAGGGCCGAAAAATTGCGGGACCGACCCGGCCACGACGAGATTGCTGAACTGTCCCAGACTTTTGGCACCATGGCCCTTGAAGTGATGGCCCGCGAGCAAACCCTCAGGCAACAGGTGGAAGAACTGAAAATCGAAATCGACGAAGCCAAACGCCAGAAACAGGTCAGCGACATTGTCGACACCGACTTTTTCCGTGACCTGAAAAGCAAAGCCGCCCAGTTGCGAAGCCGCCAGAGCACCGAAAGCAAAAAAACCGGAGAATAG
- a CDS encoding LacI family DNA-binding transcriptional regulator: MGKHVTIQAVAQLAGVSISSVSRVLNGSAQVSSEKRMRIEAALNQLGYRSQLILHKQTRSKLRSIGVLLQDLTSNYYTNAIMGIEHALRDTGYYPVFISGHWNPATEQDALEILLERQMTGLIVIGGHLPDRHLLTIAKQVPTVILDRSIKGLEKQCLPLNNVFGGYLATRHLIHLGHRAIAHITGDLQTSDARDRLQGYKDALAEHRIPFNPQLVVEGNFNESTGVMGTELLFNRGVTFTAIFASNDQMALGARLALFRKGIRIPEEVSLVGFDDVRGVDYMAPPLTTIKHPIYEMVQAAVTNLLEMLTYRHPRPLPEFQPSLVIRESTRMLFNLPRIEKS, encoded by the coding sequence ATGGGCAAACACGTCACCATTCAGGCCGTTGCACAACTGGCCGGGGTCTCCATCAGTTCGGTTTCCAGAGTGCTCAATGGATCGGCGCAAGTCTCCAGTGAAAAACGAATGCGCATCGAAGCGGCCCTGAATCAACTCGGGTACCGGTCCCAACTGATCCTGCACAAACAAACCCGCAGCAAACTGCGAAGCATCGGGGTTTTGCTGCAGGACCTCACCAGCAACTATTACACCAACGCCATCATGGGCATCGAGCATGCCCTGCGCGACACCGGATACTACCCGGTGTTCATCAGTGGACACTGGAATCCCGCAACCGAACAGGACGCCCTTGAAATCCTGCTGGAACGCCAGATGACCGGACTGATCGTGATTGGAGGCCACCTGCCAGACCGCCACTTGCTCACCATCGCCAAACAGGTTCCCACCGTGATTCTGGACCGCAGCATCAAAGGTCTTGAAAAACAATGCCTGCCCCTCAACAACGTGTTCGGTGGATACCTTGCCACCCGACACCTGATCCACCTCGGGCACCGGGCCATCGCCCACATCACCGGAGACCTACAAACCTCCGATGCCCGAGACCGCCTGCAGGGGTACAAAGACGCTCTGGCCGAGCACCGCATCCCGTTCAATCCGCAACTGGTGGTGGAAGGCAACTTCAATGAATCCACAGGGGTGATGGGCACCGAACTGCTGTTCAACCGCGGGGTGACGTTCACAGCCATTTTTGCCAGCAACGACCAGATGGCCCTTGGGGCAAGACTCGCCCTGTTCAGAAAAGGCATCCGCATTCCAGAGGAGGTTTCTCTGGTGGGCTTCGATGACGTGCGCGGAGTGGATTACATGGCCCCTCCACTCACCACCATCAAACACCCCATTTACGAGATGGTGCAGGCCGCTGTGACCAACCTGCTGGAAATGCTGACCTACCGCCACCCCCGGCCCCTCCCCGAGTTTCAACCGTCACTGGTGATCCGCGAATCCACCCGCATGCTGTTCAACCTGCCCAGAATCGAAAAAAGCTGA
- the alr gene encoding alanine racemase produces the protein MHPTAVALIEPQALRHNAQLLHHHTGKPLLAVLKANAYGHGIPLIAPLLEPLPEVWGYAVASGPEAQQVRQSGCQKPILLLSPPDARDIPELHRLGVRFTLSHQEELSLLPAGAQVHLKINTGLNRLGARPEEVSDLLDALQAHNVHLEGCFAHFAFADQQDLIRARHEWHLFKQVIPLLPAQTLKHMGASEGVLALGQDTAFDLIRPGMALFGNVCAGHLRGKLPLKPVMTLKARICHLHEVRPGETVSYEGRWQATHPTRVAVVQIGYADGYPIQAAGKSCVVVQGEKRPTLGLFGMDQLMVDVTGLSVQVGDWVELFNATTLTADQVSDWGNTISSQMLSCLGSRIQRIVTAET, from the coding sequence TTGCATCCCACCGCAGTGGCCCTCATTGAACCGCAAGCCCTCAGACACAACGCCCAGTTGCTTCACCACCACACCGGAAAACCCCTTCTGGCCGTGTTGAAAGCCAACGCCTACGGACATGGCATCCCTTTGATTGCACCCCTTCTGGAACCCCTGCCAGAAGTGTGGGGTTATGCGGTCGCCTCTGGTCCTGAAGCCCAGCAGGTGCGCCAGAGTGGCTGCCAGAAACCCATCCTGCTGCTCTCACCGCCTGATGCCAGAGACATCCCGGAACTGCATCGCCTCGGGGTGCGGTTCACGCTCAGCCACCAGGAAGAACTGTCCCTTTTGCCTGCAGGCGCACAGGTGCACCTCAAAATCAACACCGGACTGAACCGCCTCGGGGCCAGACCCGAAGAGGTGTCTGACTTGCTGGACGCCCTGCAAGCACACAACGTGCATCTGGAAGGTTGCTTTGCCCACTTTGCCTTTGCAGACCAGCAGGACCTGATCCGTGCAAGACACGAATGGCACCTGTTCAAACAGGTGATTCCCCTCCTCCCGGCACAAACTTTGAAGCACATGGGAGCATCAGAAGGGGTGCTGGCCCTCGGGCAGGACACCGCTTTTGACCTGATCCGCCCCGGCATGGCCCTGTTTGGCAACGTGTGCGCAGGGCACCTGCGCGGAAAACTTCCCCTCAAACCCGTCATGACCCTGAAGGCCCGGATTTGCCACCTGCATGAAGTGCGTCCCGGAGAAACCGTCTCGTATGAAGGCCGATGGCAAGCCACCCACCCCACCCGTGTGGCCGTGGTTCAAATCGGTTATGCCGATGGATACCCCATTCAGGCTGCCGGAAAATCCTGTGTGGTGGTGCAAGGGGAGAAACGACCCACCCTCGGGCTTTTTGGCATGGACCAGCTCATGGTTGATGTGACCGGACTGAGCGTGCAGGTGGGAGACTGGGTGGAGCTTTTCAACGCCACCACCCTGACCGCCGATCAGGTGAGCGACTGGGGCAACACCATCAGTTCACAGATGCTCTCCTGTCTGGGAAGCCGCATCCAGCGCATCGTCACAGCAGAAACCTGA
- the ilvD gene encoding dihydroxy-acid dehydratase: MRSNTIKSGFERAPHRSLLRATGVIQRESDFDKPFIAICNSYIDIIPGHVHLQAFGQVVKEAVRAAGGIPFEFNTIGVDDGIAMGHTGMKYSLPSREIIADSVETVIQAHQFDAMICIPNCDKIVPGMLMGAMRCNIPTIFISGGPMLRGLTQSGKRIDLASVFEAVGSFKAGKMSGEELLEYEQEACPTCGSCSGMFTANSMNCLCEALGMALPGNGTIPATDPNGRRQALAQAAARQVMVLLERNIRPKDIVTRESLDNAFALDMAMGGSTNTILHTIAIAHEIGVEYPLSRLNEVSDRVANLCKIAPSSNYHIQDLDEVGGVSVILKELFKHGQLHEGCVTVTGNTLEENVKDAPEPDGEVVRTLENAYSKTGGLRMLFGNISPEGGVVKYAGVVPSMRQFEGEAICFDSMEDANEGILGGKVRSGHVVVIRYEGPKGGPAMQEMLSPTANIQGMGLGETVLLLTDGRFSGATRGGSIGHISPEAAAGGPIALVQDGDIIKVDMDAGTLNVLVSDEELARRRENWQPVIKEIPGKWLKRYARLVTSGSQGAVLLDTF, translated from the coding sequence ATGCGCAGCAACACCATCAAATCCGGTTTCGAACGGGCCCCCCACCGCAGCCTCTTGCGTGCCACTGGCGTGATTCAACGCGAAAGCGACTTCGACAAGCCCTTCATTGCCATCTGCAACTCCTACATCGACATCATCCCCGGACACGTGCACCTGCAAGCGTTCGGACAGGTGGTCAAAGAAGCCGTGCGAGCAGCAGGCGGAATCCCCTTCGAGTTCAACACCATCGGTGTGGATGACGGCATCGCCATGGGTCACACCGGCATGAAATACAGCCTTCCCAGCCGTGAAATCATCGCAGACTCCGTAGAGACCGTGATTCAGGCCCACCAGTTTGACGCCATGATCTGCATCCCCAACTGCGACAAAATCGTGCCCGGCATGCTGATGGGTGCCATGCGCTGCAACATCCCCACCATCTTCATTTCCGGTGGTCCCATGCTGCGTGGCCTGACCCAGAGTGGCAAACGCATCGACTTGGCCAGCGTTTTCGAAGCCGTGGGCTCTTTCAAAGCCGGAAAAATGAGCGGCGAAGAACTCCTCGAATACGAACAGGAAGCATGCCCCACCTGCGGAAGCTGCTCGGGCATGTTCACCGCCAACAGCATGAACTGCCTCTGCGAAGCCCTCGGGATGGCCCTGCCCGGCAACGGCACCATTCCTGCCACCGACCCCAACGGACGCCGTCAGGCCCTTGCGCAGGCCGCTGCCCGTCAGGTGATGGTGCTCTTGGAGCGCAACATCCGCCCCAAAGACATCGTGACCCGCGAATCTCTGGACAACGCTTTCGCTCTGGACATGGCCATGGGTGGCAGCACCAACACCATCCTGCACACCATCGCCATTGCCCACGAAATTGGCGTGGAATACCCCCTGAGTCGCCTCAACGAAGTCTCTGACCGCGTGGCCAACCTGTGCAAAATTGCACCCAGCAGCAACTACCACATTCAGGACCTCGACGAAGTGGGCGGGGTCAGCGTGATCCTCAAAGAACTCTTCAAGCACGGACAACTGCACGAAGGTTGCGTCACCGTGACCGGAAACACCCTTGAAGAGAACGTCAAAGACGCCCCAGAGCCAGACGGCGAAGTGGTCCGCACCCTCGAAAACGCCTACAGCAAAACCGGTGGCCTCAGGATGCTGTTCGGCAACATCTCTCCTGAAGGTGGCGTGGTCAAATACGCCGGGGTGGTGCCCAGCATGCGCCAGTTCGAAGGGGAAGCCATCTGCTTTGACAGCATGGAAGACGCCAACGAAGGCATCCTCGGGGGCAAAGTGCGCTCCGGTCACGTGGTGGTCATCCGCTACGAAGGCCCCAAAGGCGGACCCGCCATGCAAGAAATGCTCTCCCCCACCGCCAACATTCAAGGGATGGGCCTTGGCGAAACCGTGCTGCTCCTCACCGACGGACGCTTCTCTGGCGCAACCCGAGGCGGAAGCATTGGGCACATCTCCCCTGAAGCTGCAGCAGGCGGACCCATCGCTCTGGTGCAAGACGGAGACATCATCAAAGTGGACATGGACGCCGGAACCCTCAACGTGCTGGTCAGCGATGAGGAACTCGCCCGTCGCCGTGAAAACTGGCAACCCGTGATCAAAGAAATTCCCGGCAAGTGGCTCAAACGCTACGCCCGACTGGTGACCTCTGGATCTCAGGGGGCCGTGCTGCTCGACACGTTCTGA
- a CDS encoding Ig-like domain-containing protein has protein sequence MKHHTFFTCLLALGITACNQTPANSDTEKPMVTLQADQSTFTAPGTVKLTATANDNTGVVKVVFKKGNTTLFTDTTSPYKTTDPIVRNGTTTYTATAYDAAGNAGISTPIEVTASGLIDTETFAQFGGGEPITQTLQGGNIQPYQYAEKAAGASIDQTSVLNGTYTLVYTVKADNSYGGAGLNIHAPTGTTHNLGAYQHIALKLGVNAAAVNAGKTTLRVFVQDGDPNVKDGCFPFYTATNLTSTLQDLHIPTQDSTLWQIPGHCDPSKNPKTYDQVKNAITTINIQADGVVGVTSGQIQVAEVVLKK, from the coding sequence ATGAAACACCACACCTTTTTCACCTGCCTGCTGGCCCTCGGCATCACCGCTTGCAACCAGACCCCAGCCAACTCCGACACCGAAAAGCCCATGGTCACGCTGCAAGCCGACCAGAGCACCTTCACGGCACCCGGCACCGTCAAACTGACCGCCACCGCCAACGACAACACCGGGGTGGTTAAGGTGGTCTTCAAAAAAGGCAACACCACCCTGTTCACCGACACCACCTCCCCCTACAAAACCACCGACCCCATCGTTCGAAATGGCACCACCACGTATACCGCCACTGCTTACGACGCAGCAGGAAACGCAGGAATCAGCACCCCCATCGAAGTGACGGCCTCTGGGCTCATCGACACCGAGACCTTCGCGCAATTTGGCGGAGGTGAACCCATCACCCAAACCCTGCAAGGTGGCAACATCCAACCCTACCAGTACGCAGAAAAAGCCGCAGGGGCCAGCATCGACCAGACCAGCGTGCTGAACGGAACCTACACCCTCGTTTACACTGTCAAAGCCGACAACAGTTACGGCGGAGCCGGACTGAACATCCACGCCCCCACAGGCACCACCCACAACCTTGGTGCTTACCAGCACATCGCCCTGAAACTCGGGGTCAACGCTGCCGCTGTGAATGCAGGCAAAACCACCCTCCGTGTGTTCGTGCAAGACGGAGATCCCAACGTCAAAGACGGCTGCTTCCCCTTCTACACCGCCACCAACCTGACCAGCACCCTGCAAGACCTGCACATCCCCACCCAAGACAGCACCCTCTGGCAAATCCCCGGCCACTGCGACCCCAGCAAAAACCCCAAAACCTACGATCAGGTCAAAAACGCCATCACCACCATCAACATTCAAGCCGACGGGGTGGTGGGGGTGACCTCGGGGCAAATCCAGGTGGCCGAAGTGGTGCTGAAAAAGTAA
- a CDS encoding LysR family transcriptional regulator codes for MDLQALDLYVAVMRASNFASVARDRNLDPSSVSRQIAALEEELGLKLFHRTTRKLTPTEAGLVYFSRIEPLIEEFARARLQAMDVQDTPQGTLRIHAPVSFGQIQLVPLLPAFAREHPNLHFELILNDRPLNLLDERIDVALRTRPLAEPGSVVQKLAPLHSRVCASPGYLQKHGRPSKPADLKDHRCLLLEMPGYRDVWHFTSRAGHTEDVMVQGPLKSSNAIALKDLAVQDMGIILQAGWIVQKELNSGLLVDVFPEHRVNGSDLEDPAVWLLYPTRTYLPLKVRVFVEFLQKQFQAVPS; via the coding sequence ATGGACCTGCAAGCTCTGGACCTCTATGTGGCCGTGATGCGCGCCTCCAATTTCGCATCGGTGGCAAGGGACCGCAACCTTGACCCTTCTTCAGTCTCCAGACAGATTGCCGCTCTGGAAGAAGAATTGGGCCTCAAACTGTTTCACCGCACCACCCGCAAACTGACCCCCACCGAGGCTGGACTGGTGTATTTCTCCAGAATCGAACCCCTGATCGAGGAGTTCGCCAGAGCGAGGTTGCAGGCCATGGACGTGCAGGACACCCCTCAGGGCACCTTGCGGATCCATGCTCCGGTCAGTTTCGGGCAGATTCAACTGGTGCCATTGCTTCCTGCTTTTGCCAGAGAGCACCCCAACCTGCACTTCGAATTGATCCTCAATGACCGTCCCCTCAATTTGCTGGACGAGCGCATCGACGTGGCTTTGCGCACCCGTCCTCTGGCCGAACCCGGAAGTGTGGTCCAGAAACTGGCCCCTTTGCATTCAAGGGTGTGTGCCAGTCCCGGTTACCTCCAGAAACATGGTCGCCCCAGCAAGCCTGCCGATTTGAAAGACCACAGGTGTTTGCTCCTCGAGATGCCGGGTTACCGGGATGTGTGGCATTTCACGTCCAGAGCGGGCCACACCGAAGACGTAATGGTGCAAGGCCCCCTGAAAAGCTCAAACGCCATTGCCCTGAAAGACCTTGCTGTGCAGGACATGGGCATCATTTTGCAGGCCGGGTGGATCGTGCAGAAAGAGCTGAACTCGGGCCTTCTGGTGGATGTGTTTCCAGAGCACCGGGTTAACGGCTCGGATCTGGAAGACCCCGCAGTCTGGCTTCTTTATCCCACCCGCACGTATCTGCCCCTGAAGGTGCGGGTGTTTGTGGAGTTCTTGCAGAAGCAGTTTCAGGCGGTTCCGTCTTGA
- a CDS encoding endo-1,4-beta-xylanase, producing MKKRTLMLALITSGAFAEGLKTHTSDTHLKIGAAVDMFQLLDNPDYTNILEKDFEILVAENAMKMAPSQPARNEFNFAQGDLLAAYAQKNNMKLRGHTLLWHEQVPKWMTDGNFSKDELEEIMKTHVQTVASHYKGKVFAWDVLNEAISDSGGLRDTLWRKTLGDDYIGRVFRYVREADPDAKLFYNDYNSETLNQKSNEIYQLVKKLKAEGVPIDGVGMQMHLNLAFPPSITEIQQNMKRLADLGLEVHITELDVRTGAFQGTPAERNAALAKLYRDITNVCLQAKNCTALITWGVSDNHSWLKGDSPLLYDGFYQPKPAYFAVQEALKGKGQQVAVQAPPSPQAATTFQSFATFPDGTEQTAQGADVIRMTYSEKPGDASIQSLTRSQGRLQLQYTLGKQAGSSFAGTGVIVRSATGSSTVDHTGKINLKIQLATAHEGTLRVRISGPDQNILNAGCYPVFVVKTTRTLTEYTLEIPKFTPESWCGANARSIDTVLPQVHSIEIADTDISQSARSTTLEVGNITLGQ from the coding sequence ATGAAAAAACGCACCCTCATGCTGGCCCTCATCACCTCTGGCGCATTTGCCGAAGGCCTCAAAACCCACACCAGTGACACCCACCTGAAGATCGGTGCTGCGGTCGACATGTTCCAGCTTCTTGACAACCCCGACTACACCAACATCCTCGAAAAAGACTTTGAAATTCTGGTTGCGGAAAACGCCATGAAAATGGCCCCCAGCCAACCTGCCCGCAACGAATTCAACTTTGCACAGGGAGACCTGCTGGCCGCCTACGCCCAGAAAAACAACATGAAACTGCGAGGTCACACCCTGCTCTGGCATGAACAGGTCCCCAAATGGATGACCGATGGCAACTTCAGCAAAGATGAACTGGAAGAAATCATGAAAACCCACGTTCAGACGGTGGCCAGCCATTACAAAGGCAAGGTGTTTGCGTGGGATGTGCTGAATGAGGCCATTTCCGATTCAGGGGGCCTCAGGGACACCCTCTGGCGCAAAACCCTCGGGGACGACTACATTGGGCGGGTCTTTCGGTACGTCAGGGAAGCCGATCCCGACGCCAAACTGTTCTACAACGACTACAACAGCGAAACCCTGAACCAGAAATCCAACGAGATTTATCAACTGGTCAAAAAACTCAAGGCCGAGGGGGTCCCCATTGACGGGGTGGGCATGCAAATGCACCTCAACCTCGCTTTTCCGCCCAGCATCACGGAAATCCAGCAGAACATGAAACGCCTTGCAGACCTCGGGCTGGAAGTGCACATCACCGAACTGGACGTGCGAACCGGAGCTTTTCAGGGCACACCCGCTGAACGCAATGCGGCTCTGGCCAAACTGTACAGAGACATCACCAACGTGTGCCTGCAAGCCAAAAACTGCACGGCCCTGATCACTTGGGGTGTCTCGGACAACCACTCCTGGCTGAAAGGGGACAGTCCACTGCTGTACGACGGGTTTTATCAACCCAAACCCGCGTATTTTGCAGTGCAGGAAGCCCTCAAGGGCAAAGGCCAACAGGTTGCGGTTCAAGCCCCCCCATCCCCACAAGCGGCCACCACCTTCCAGAGCTTCGCCACCTTCCCGGACGGCACCGAACAGACTGCGCAAGGTGCAGACGTGATCCGCATGACCTACTCCGAAAAACCCGGCGATGCCAGCATCCAGAGCCTCACCAGAAGTCAAGGCCGCCTGCAACTGCAATACACCCTCGGGAAGCAAGCGGGCAGCAGCTTTGCCGGGACAGGGGTGATCGTGCGTTCCGCCACGGGATCCAGCACCGTGGACCACACTGGAAAAATCAACCTCAAAATTCAACTGGCCACCGCTCACGAAGGCACTCTGAGGGTGCGGATCTCTGGCCCAGACCAGAACATTCTGAATGCTGGATGCTACCCGGTGTTTGTTGTGAAAACCACCCGTACCCTCACCGAATACACCCTCGAAATCCCCAAATTTACCCCCGAAAGCTGGTGTGGAGCCAACGCCCGCAGCATCGACACGGTGCTCCCACAGGTGCACTCCATCGAAATTGCCGACACCGACATCAGCCAGAGCGCCCGCAGCACCACACTGGAAGTGGGCAACATCACCCTGGGCCAGTGA